The Megalops cyprinoides isolate fMegCyp1 chromosome 12, fMegCyp1.pri, whole genome shotgun sequence genome contains a region encoding:
- the LOC118787477 gene encoding protein LYRIC-like, whose product MFGLLVRSIFEAGQGLFRGSVLSDIIQHWIGSSFLTLISVLLGGVVFFVIVSLRRRGQRGVSSTFSVDFNNTDVSLEQVLQTPFRLTVKRSGQEPTKKKRREKERDQPNGQAAASPESSAAQSEVVHDSASPESKPLKPKKKKRKPENVEDRVILLSNDLFSSRERTEEEETGVWERKMTSREKRQLRKERMKRKESPRGSSQQRPVLLEGAARWNGRPHREGEWQPCPLGDTVGPGNAGSRGIPEGLASAGSRRETRSHETGKAGRRAVELVPPSRLEEDIFSHVGTWDSKDVKTEPVTFGTVPDMSSDFGNGSSQPSPSQEKWSSRMTSLGVEDAWLGLEDSSDVDQASDWKPPKEEWGNWGGEEGALAHDRGQGDGLKKLKEGVEDRVTLQGTDYIAQSSARVESLDDTETKKDRKKRRRMRKET is encoded by the exons ATGTTCGGTTTGCTAGTGCGCTCGATTTTCGAGGCTGGGCAGGGGCTTTTCCGCGGGTCAGTGCTGTCCGATATCATCCAGCACTGGATCGGTTCCAGTTTTTTAACTCTGATCTCCGTGCTGCTTGGGGGTGTGgttttctttgttattgtttCGTTAAGAAGACGAGGGCAACGTGGAGTATCGTCGACCTTCTCTGTCGATTTCAACAATACAGATGTCTCTCTCGAACAAGTCCTGCAAACACCTTTCCGTCTGACTGTGAAAAGGAGCGGGCAAGagccaacaaagaaaaaaagaagagaaaaagagaga GACCAGCCGAATGGGCAGGCTGCTGCATCACCTGAAAGCAGCGCTGCTCAGAGTGAGGTCGTGCATGATTCAGCTAGCCCAGAGAGCAAACCTCTGAAG cccaagaaaaagaagaggaaaccTGAAAATGTGGAGGATAGAGTTATCCTGCTATCCAATGACCTGTTCTCTTCAAGAGAGAGGACTGAAGAGGAAGAGACCG GTGTTTGGGAGAGGAAGATGACCAGCAGGGAGAAGAGGCAGTtgaggaaggagagaatgaAGAGAAAAG AAAGCCCCAGAGGAAGCTCCCAGCAGCGTCCCGTATTGCTGGAGGGTGCGGCTCGCTGGAATGGCCGACCCCATCGAGAAGGGGAGTGGCAGCCATGCCCTTTGGGTGACACTGTGGGTCCTGGGAATGCTGGGTCCCGTGGCATCCCAGAGGGACTAGCGTCTGCGGGATCCCGGAGGGAAACGCGGTCCCATGAGACGGGGAAGGCGGGCCGCAGGGCAGTGGAGTTGGTGCCCCCTAGCAGACTGGAGGAGGACATCTTTTCTCATGTGG GAACGTGGGATTCCAAAGATGTGAAGACAGAACCTGTGACCTTTGGGACTGTCCCTGACATGTCCTCTGATTTTG GCAACGGTTCATCACAGCCCAGTCCATCTCAGGAGAAGTGGTCTTCTAGGATGACATCACTGGGCGTTGAGGATGCTTGGCTGGGACTAG AGGACTCCTCAGATGTTGACCAGGCCTCAGACTGGAAGCCCCCTAAGGAGGAGTGGGGAAACTGGGGTGGGGAAGAGGGTGCCTTGGCACATGACAGGGGGCAG GGAGACGGTctgaagaagctgaaggaggGAGTGGAGGACAGGGTGACGCTGCAAGGCACGGACTACATAGCACAGAGTTCTGCTCGAGTGGAGTCATTGGACG ACACTGAAACcaagaaagacaggaagaagcggaggaggatgaggaaggaaaCCTGA